The Dyadobacter sandarakinus DNA window TATTCCGCCTGCCTTCACCGCCGGGCTGGAAAGCAATGCTGAAAGCGTCAGCAATATTTTAATGGACGATCTCGGGCTGGAATACGATGCTGCAAAGTCAGACAGCCTGCCTATGCCCACACTTTCCTTCTTCAACGATCCGGTTTTACAGGAAAATTACAGCTATTCTGTGATGGGCATTGTGCAGTCGTACATGAGCGTAATTGAAAATTCCCTGATGATCGACAGGATGTACAGCAGGATGGATATTGGGGCTAAGTCGGAAAAGCTAAAACAGAAAATGCTGTCCAGCCGCGTCAGGATCGAGCAGGTTATTGCCAGCGACAGCCAGGCCACTGCTGTACCCAACTCGACCCAGCACAATGTACCCGCCTGGACCATATTTGCCATGTTTTTTATGGTTACGTCACTGGGCAGCAACATTGTCAAAGAGCGGGTTAGCGGCAGCTTCCTGCGGCTGAAAACCATGCCGACCTCTTTTATGCTGGTGATGTTCAGCAAAATGGGCGTGTATGTGATTGTGGCGATCATGCAGGTGGCACTTACATTTTCAATGGGCATCTGGATATTGCCGCAGCTCGGTTTGCCGCAGCTGACCATCCCCGGCAATTTTCCTGCCTTCGCGGCGGTGGTTTTTTTGAGCAGCATGTCGGCGGTGAGCTATGCATTGATGATCGGTACCATTGCCCGCACGGAGGAGCAGGCGAATGGTTTTGGCGCCATTTCAATTATTATTTTCGGAGCGA harbors:
- a CDS encoding ABC transporter permease, encoding MFKLFASLRKEFLLLVNDKTGLALMFLMPLLLVFIITIIQDSAYKMVNENQIPILIVNRDQGGEGEHLIRVLRESGLFKIEKGTSLERDALKSELLSSGKMIALFIPPAFTAGLESNAESVSNILMDDLGLEYDAAKSDSLPMPTLSFFNDPVLQENYSYSVMGIVQSYMSVIENSLMIDRMYSRMDIGAKSEKLKQKMLSSRVRIEQVIASDSQATAVPNSTQHNVPAWTIFAMFFMVTSLGSNIVKERVSGSFLRLKTMPTSFMLVMFSKMGVYVIVAIMQVALTFSMGIWILPQLGLPQLTIPGNFPAFAAVVFLSSMSAVSYALMIGTIARTEEQANGFGAISIIIFGAIGGILVPTFVMPGFMQFASNFSPLHWCLEGFYVLFLKGGSWYQLRYVIAFLGVFILICQLSTYFRLKLEKII